In Metarhizium brunneum chromosome 3, complete sequence, a genomic segment contains:
- the rps19 gene encoding 40S ribosomal protein S19 has product MTGGISVRDVDAQKFINAYAAFLKRQGKLPIPGWVDTVKTGPAKELPPQNIDWFYVRAASVARHVYLRKTVGVGRLRKVHGTAKNRGARPSKHIDASGSVDRKILQALEKIGVLEQDEEKGGRRITQSGQRDLDRIAQTTAEADEEDEDEE; this is encoded by the exons ATGACTGGCGGTATTTCTGTGCGCGACGTTGAT GCGCAAAAGTTCATCAACGCCTATGCTGCGTTCTTGAAGCGTCAGGGCAAGCTGCCCATTCCCG GTTGGGTCGATACCGTCAAGACTGGTCCCGCCAAGGAGCTGCCCCCCCAGAACATTGACTGGTTCTACGTCCGCGCCGCCTCTGTCGCCCGCCACGTCTACCTCCGCAAGACTGTCGGAGTCGGCCGCCTTCGCAAGGTCCACGGCACCGCCAAGAACCGCGGCGCCCGCCCCTCCAAGCACATCGACGCCTCTGGCTCCGTCGACCGCAAGATCCTCCAGGCCCTCGAGAAGATTGGCGTCCTCGAGCaggacgaggagaagggTGGCCGCCGCATCACACAGTCTGGCCAGCGTGATCTGGACCGTATCGCCCAGACCActgccgaggccgacgaggaggatgaggatgaggagtAA